A region from the Gossypium hirsutum isolate 1008001.06 chromosome A08, Gossypium_hirsutum_v2.1, whole genome shotgun sequence genome encodes:
- the LOC107961307 gene encoding 60S ribosomal protein L13a-4 encodes MVSGSGVCAKKVVVDARHHMLGRLASIVAKELLNGQKVVVVRCEEICMSGGLVRQKMKYLRFLRKRMNTKPSHGPIHFRAPAKIFWRTVRGMIPHKTKRGAAALARLKAYEGIPSPYDKIKRMVIPDALKVLRLQKGHKYCLLGRLSSEVGWNHYDTIRELEKKRKERAQVAYERKKQLNKLRVKAEKTVEEKLGSQLDILAPVKY; translated from the exons ATGGTGTCCGGATCTGGAGTGTGCGCTAAGAAGGTGGTGGTGGATGCCCGCCACCACATGTTGGGGCGGTTGGCTTCGATCGTGGCCAAGGAGCTGCTCAACGGCCAGAAAGTGGTGGTTGTGAGATGCGAGGAGATCTGCATGTCGGGAGGACTCGTTCGACAGAAGATGAAGTACTTGAGATTCCTCCGCAAACGGATGAACACCAAGCCTTCTCATGGTCCCATCCATTTCCGAGCTCCCGCCAAGATCTTTTGGCGCACTGTTCGCGG AATGATACCTCATAAGACTAAGCGTGGAGCAGCTGCCCTTGCTCGTTTGAAAGCTTATGAGGGAATTCCTTCCCCATATGATAAGATTAAGAGGATGGTCATCCCTGATGCTCTTAA GGTTTTGAGGCTTCAGAAGGGGCACAAGTACTGCTTGTTGGGCCGCTTGTCATCTGAGGTTGGATGGAACCATTATGACACAATCAGG GAGCTGGAGAAGAAGAGGAAGGAAAGGGCTCAGGTTGCATATGAGAGGAAGAAGCAGCTGAACAAGCTTAGGGTAAAAGCCGAGAAGACTGTAGAAGAGAAACTCGGCTCTCAACTCGACATCCTTGCCCCAGTTAAGTACTGA
- the LOC107961290 gene encoding vesicle-associated membrane protein 721, producing MGQQSLIYAFVARGTVVLADYTEFTGNFTGIASQCLQKLPSSNNKFTYNCDGHTFNYLVDNGFTYCVVAIESVGRQVPMAFLERIKEDFTKRYGGGKAASAPANSLSKEFGPKLKEHMQYCIDHPEEISKIAKVKAQVSEVKGVMMENIEKVLDRGERIELLVDRTENLRSQAQDFRQQGTQMRRKMWLQNMKVKLIVLGILVALILIIVLSVCHGFKCS from the exons ATGGGGCAACAATCGTTGATCTACGCCTTCGTGGCACGAGGCACCGTGGTCTTAGCCGACTATACGGAGTTCACCGGAAACTTCACCGGCATAGCTTCTCAGTGTCTCCAGAAACTTCCTTCTTCAAACAACAAGTTCACTTACAACTGCGATGGCCATACCTTTAACTATCTCGTCGATAACGGCTTCA CTTATTGTGTGGTTGCTATTGAATCCGTTGGCAGACAGGTTCCTATGGCATTTCTTGAGAGAATTAAAGAGGATTTCACCAAGAGATATGGCGGAGGAAAAGCTGCATCTGCCCCTGCAAACAGCCTGAGCAAGGAGTTTGG GCCAAAATTAAAGGAGCATATGCAGTATTGCATTGATCATCCTGAGGAGATCAGTAAGATTGCCAAAGTGAAAGCTCAAGTTTCAGAAGTTAAAGGAGTTATGATGGAAAACATTGAGAAG GTTCTGGACCGTGGTGAGAGAATTGAGCTTCTGGTGGATAGAACAGAAAATCTTCGTTCTCAG GCACAAGATTTTCGGCAGCAGGGAACCCAGATGAGGAGAAAGATGTGGTTACAGAACATGAAGGTAAAGCTTATAGTTCTCGGAATCTTGGTCGCTTTGATCCTCATCATTGTACTGTCTGTTTGTCACGGCTTCAAATGTTCATGA